In Setaria italica strain Yugu1 chromosome I, Setaria_italica_v2.0, whole genome shotgun sequence, the genomic window CCGAATTATATCACGTTCACGATCACGTGGGTGCTGGCATGTCTCCTCCAAAAGAGCCCTTATCTGATTTTGGTTTAATCTCTTGGAGTACCTCTGTCCCTCCACTATTTTGCAGACCTGAATAAAGTCAAAGTCTACAGTTTTTAGAACTTTCTTGAAAGAATCcaaacaaaaataattgcaaaATTTGTTAAAAAAAGAGTTAAACATGGATATTTGGAAATGGAGTCGTGTTTCAGCAATTCATAACAAGGAAGAAAGGATATCAATGTTCAGAATTCTACCTCCATGGGCAAGTAATTTGGACGCTGTTGATTGCCAACTTGAAGGCAAGGAAGGTAGGTGTGTTGGATGGCAAAGCCATATGTCTCTTGAAAGTATTGTACAACTGACTTCATTGTACCCCCTTCATCAACAGGAAAACTGTGGCACAAAGAACACTGGTTTTTTTACAGGAAAGTTCAAGTAGCACTGTAAATGCCTTTTAAAACGAAATGAGAAACTTGCATACGTTAACTCTCGAGTCGCCTGAGTAGTTAATCCAGATATCCGATACTTTCTCCGCATGTTGCCACGATGAGTAACTTCCACCTTAACTCCTCTCAAGGCCTTCTTGATCTAGGGTGTGAACAAAACATGAATTTACGTTTTTTCTTAATCCATGAAAATCGCAGCCATAtacttttttttggaagaagttttttcttttatttttggattGGTTGTGTGGGGGGTATAAAATGCATTTGCCAAGACAACATCCTGATCTAGTGATCTAGCAATTCAAATATGCAGCTAAACAGTTTATGACAGATTAACAGTGTAGTTCAAGCAATGTAAGCCATAAGTATAGTAACGGAgacctataattttttttttccacaagACATGTTGATGTCATATGTGACAGAAAATTGTAAAAATCACATAATCTTTGATCTACTGACAACCTTAAGGAGTCCTATTTTTGGAACATACCCACAATTCTGGGTATGCAACCTAAAATATCATTAACGACTCTTAGAATAAAAGATCTGAAATGATATACTACATGAAAACCTCAAGAAACAGCAAAAAAAACCCGAAGGTTTATTTTCTCCAGGACATAACGCAACTTCCATTGCACCCAAAAAAGAAACGTGTAGATTACATTTGAGCACTGGTTTATTCTATATCCAAACAATTTAGATTAGATCATCAGGAATTATACATTTTTATCTTCAAAGCAATACACAATATTTCATTTGAACACAGGTTCTTCCTATGAGATGAAATGTCAGTAAAAGGTTGGTTCCGTGAGAACACCTTCACACGTTCTGCGTCTGCAAGGGGCCTAGAGTGAATGTCAGAATTCAGCAGTTGTGCAACAAATTCAATTACAGGTAATGGCTCAATGAAAGCCGTTGCTGACATATCTGAAAAAGCACAGAAAGTAAAATCAAAATTCAGGAGATATGCATGTTCAATATGGATAGCAAATCATCGGTTAAGGAGTAAGACCATGCAGTAATAAGGACAGACAGGAAACATGCACAAATTTGCTACCAAGGGGATGGGGGATCATATTACCGATATTCAGTGACAAGCCCATCTGGGTAGGCCTGATGCTCTGATAAAATCCCCGCCAGCTTTCTAATCCATCGCCAAGGGGCTGCCTTCGGCCCAAGACAGGCGAAAAGAACGACCGGCCAAATGGTGCATATCTGTGGGGAAACAAATTGAGAAATATCAGGCTTCTCTTGTTTGTTCATTGCTGCTAATTACAATGGCACTAGAGATTCATTGCTACCTTGCAGAAGGCAGCTCCCGCAGCACAATATCAAGAACTTGCAATGCCTCTTGAGGAGCTTCTGCATGCCTCCCAGCTAAAAACATCTCGAGACGGTGGAGGTCGGCTCGTGCAGCAAATTTAATGACTACCTTAAAACTCCTACGTCGCCTAAATCAAAAGAAAGCGAATAGTTCAGGAAACATAACCATGAACATGTAAAACAGGGGAGAATGTCTTGATGAGGAAAAATTATGAACAGCAGACCTCTCGGAACCAgagccatcatcatcatcaagtaaAGTGATATGAAATTCCTGGGAAGTAAACGGCAACGCGCCAGCTGTGTACAGGCTCTTCCTACCATCATAGGCTGGAAGGCGCCCACCCAAATGAGATTGCCTGTGGAGATTCACCAACTCCTTGATTATGGCTCGACTAAGGATTCGTGACGTGACTTCTGGTGTGATTGAGACCTGCCCAAAACAAATCAGATTGTGACACGAAATTCCTTAAGATAACACAAGAATATGCAGGCTGCGAATTGGAGATATCCGCACGCACATCATACTGATGAAGATCCCTGTCTGGCAGTTGCGCAAAGAAATGATTGGCCTTAACCAAACACCTGGTGCCAACGCTACCTTTTCCTGGGCGCAAAGGAAACCTGACCGACTTGCTTGATGAAGGAATCGCAGGCGCAATCTCACTGCCTGCACTAGCCTCGGCGAGCTTGTGCTCCTCAATCTGTGGTTGTGATTGTGAAGGACCTGCGTGCAGTGGTGAGGCTTGAGCAAGCTCGTGAGGAGCTTCCATTGCTTGGCGCAGCTCGGGAGCTAAAGGGCTCGATGATCCGGTGGCTGACGGGCCAGCCCCCTGCCCAGGCCTAGCAGCACGTGGGTACTGTTGCGGCAGCGGCCGTGTTCCACCACGAGCATGTCCCCTGCCCGGATGCTCtcccctcggcggcggcggctgctgctgggcctCGTCAGCACGAGCTGAACGCCCTCCACCGCGCCCCTGATTCCCACCACGACCGCCTCCTCTTCCAGCAGGCTGCGGATGCGGGGGCTGTGAGCCCTCGCCAACACCAGGATGCTGCCTTCCCCTCCTCGACCCCATGGCCAAGGTTTGGGGTCCAAACTTTGGGCTGCAGGAGATAGGAGAGAGACTCAGTAAGCGCAGAACGCATCGATGCGCAGAACCCCAAACACAATGCAAGTGCTTCGACGCCCTAGGTCAGGTGTCGTAAATGAAGAAGAAAATCGGAAATGGAGGAGGAAGCGGATCGATCGATTACCTTGAGGAGCAGGGGGGAGGGGATTGCGGTGAATCGAGTCGAATCCAATCCAATCGGCAACAGGGAAGCGAGCACGAGGAAAGGGGGATGGCAGTTGCTGTTGCAGACCAGGACGAACCCGAGGTGAGAGACGAGACGAGCAGTTTTGTTTGGATGCCACCACCGCCCACGGGTGCCTGCGTGGGCTGGGCCTGGCGCCCTCCCCTCCCAGGCAGCCTCGTGTTTGGCGGGTGGCTCACCGGAACGTGGTAAAAAATGAGGTGTCCAAAGTTACGGAAGCTGCAGCAATAGCTGGTTATCACTTTTATTGTCATTGAAAGAGCTACTTTTACTtatttggttccctttgcttatttttaagcaagtgtcacatcaatatttagatattaattaggagtattaaacgtaggctatttacaaaacctattatataagtggaggctaaacagcgagacgaacctattaagcctaattaatccatcattagcaaatatttactgtagcaacacattgtcaactcatggactaattaggctcaatagattcgtctcgccgtttagcctccacttatgtaatggattttgtaaatagtgtacgtttaatactctaattagtatctaaacattcgatgtaacggGTGCTTAAGCAAACTAACCAAACCAGACCTACACTTCTTCTTTTATGTAAGAAGAGTTAAAATTATTGAGAAAATTAAAAGGAGACTACCGGTTATTGGCCACACTAGAGCACAGCCTGGAGGCTTCGTCAGCATTTCCAAGGACTAGCAGTACACCGTATGCATGGCCAAAGGCTGCCCGGCAGGGACGGGAGCCCCCAAAGGCTGGCACTTTGGCCCGGTCTGGCGTCAATGCGTCACGGGCCATCGCCACTCTCCTCTCGCACGTTCATGAAGCGGTTTGTTTTCTTtgcttaggggctgtttggatacgaggtgctaaactttaacagtgtcacatcggatgttcggatgctaattaggaggattaaacatgagctaattataaaactaattgcagaaccctgtgctaattcgcgagacgaatctattaagcctaattaatccatcattagcaaatggttactgtagcaccacattgtcaaatcatggactaattaggcttaatagattcgtctcgcgaattatactccatctgtgcaattagttttgtaattagcttatgtttagtactcctaattaacatccaaacatccgatgtgacaggtattaaactttaacaggtgtttcccaaacacccccttatttttatcacgtgtcacatcgaatgtttagataccaattaagagtattaaacgtaaactatttacaaaatccattacacagatggaggctaaacggcaagacaaatctattaagcctaattaatccatcattagcaaatgtttactgtagcaacacattgtcaaatcatggactaattaggtttaatagattcgtctcaccgtttagcctccacttatgtaatgggttttgtaaataatctacatttaatacttctaattagtatctaaacattcgatgtgacaggtgctaaaaataagcaagagtaaCCAATCCAGGCCGAAGCAGGAAAGTGTTGACGTTAAAGTAGAAAGATCCGTCAACTGAATTAATAAGACCATATGTAATAGATCATTGATTGTAATCACTGGCAACTGAATTAAGCACAAACAGGCCCTGAGTAGCTCACCTCAGCTTTGAGGCAAAGCCATCATTTATTTACACCTCCAATTAATAAGACCATGTGTAtcatcaccaattcaccatggCCATAAACTCCCTCTACAATTTACAAGTTAAGCACAGTAATAGTGCAGAGTAACAACAATGTAACTCCTGTTTTCCTACTCGAGCTGTTGACCAGCTAGCATCAACAATATTTCTTTCTCCAATATATAGTCAGCTGTTGAAACATACTACCTACATGTTTCCTGCTTGGGAATCCAAAATATTCAAGCGGCTAAACAAAGCAAAGAACAATTAGGCAGACCAAATGAAACAATAAGCTATGCGTTCCTCCAATGAAACAATAAGCTACGGCACATCAAGTAGTAGTAAATTCTAATCTTCAATCAAGACGTCAAGTGATATGTGTATTTCAGTGAGAATCAAGATGCAACCTGCCCTGAGGGCGAAGCTGCACGAATGCTAGAGTTCAAGCTTGTGGCTGCCCAACTGGCTGAGCATGATGGCCATGTCCATTCCTTGAGTCATTGTTGCCATAGCCATCTCATACGGGCATTTCACAGAGAAGCCAACCTTGCCCGCCTTTTTCACTTTCCTCATGCAGTTTTTGAACTTCTCATGGCATTTCACGCTCATCAGACCTAGCATAGAATATGCCAAAGCAAGAACCAGGTTTTATCAGCTCAGAAACCACACCACTGTGAACAAAAAAGCAATTGTTTTTGTTAAGCACATTTTCATTTGTTTACTATCCATCAGGCCGATTGCATACATGTAATGTTCATTTGAGGTTGATGGAATATATGAGGCCTCTGATTCGATGTATATTCATTTGGTCATTAATGAGACCCATGTCCAGATACATTAACCAATTGCTTTCCATATGAACTCTGCTGGGAGGCACGAGTTCAATCCAATGACGCGAATGTAATCTAATTATTAATCCCTTGCTACGACATCGACATTTGCAGGCTGGAAGATGGATGGATCTGCCGGGTTATTGATCTAATCTAATTGAATGAAACGAAACGAAACAGGGGAGCAGACAAGCAGTAAGGGAAGGAAATTGACCTTTCTTGTCGACGCAGTGGTCGTGGTCGCGGCAGCAGGCGTCGAGGTCGTCGCAGGGCTCCTCCCCGTCGCAGCCACTCCAGCCCACGCCGCAGTACTTGCCGTAGCGGATCCCCACGGCTGCGGCAGCAAAGGGAAACAGGAACCGGATCAGATTACCACCCACCCCGCAACGGAATCGATGTCGATCAGGGGGCCAGCACGCACAGTCGCAATTGAGAGCCGCGCACGAGCGGCTGCACGGAGGCGGCTGCGGCTTTGAGGAAGCGGAggcgaggatggcggcggcggcgaggaggacggcgaggaggagtggGCGTCGCGGTTTCGACATGGCTGGAGTTGGATCGCCGCCACTCCTTGTCTGCGCTGCGCGTGTGGAAGAAGGGGATTGGGATGGGCTGGCTTGTTGGGCCGTCGAATCAGGAGGAGCCGAGAGCCAGGCTAAGTGGAGAGACAtgcgggccccacctgtcataAATTTCAAGATTTGGGCCTCAATTCGCTCTGCTGCGCAACAACCCCACCACTAAACCCAAAGGCCGGCCGTTTTCTCGTCTCGGCTGGCTCCTCCTCACCCCGCATCGCCGCAGCACCCCCACCCCACCaaaccatggcggcggcggcggcggcgacctccacgccctcctccttcccctccaccCGCAGGGAAAGGGCCAGGGCCAGGGCCAGTTCCTGGGCCCTCCGCCCTTCCCTCGTCTCTCCCCGCTCCCGAGCTCTCAGGGTCAACGCCGCCGCCCAGGACCCCGCCCCGGCCTTCCAGTCCGTCACGGCATTCGCGCCAGCCACCGTCGCCAACCTCGGCCCGGGCTTCGACTTCCTCGGAtgcgccgtcgccgacgcctccctctccctcggcgACACCGTCATCGCCACCCTCGACCCCACCCTGCCCCCCGGCACCGTCTCCATCGCCTCCGTCACCTCCCCGTCCCGcccccacctcgccgcccgcctctCCAAGGACCCGCTCCGCAACTGCGCCGGggtcgccgccatcgccgcgctCCGCGCCCTCGGCGTCCGCTCCCCacgccgtctccatccaccTCACTAAGGGCGTGCCCCTCGGCTCCGGCCTCggctcctccgcggcctccgccgcagccgccgccaaagGCCGTCGACGCCCTCTTCGGCTCGCGCCTCTCCCGCGACGAcctcgtcctcgccggcctcgaGTCCGAGAAGGCCGTCAGCGGCTTCCACGCCGACAACATCGCGCCCGCCATCCTCGGAGGCTTCGTCCTCGTCCGCAGCTACGACCCCTTCCACCTCGTCCCGCTTGCCTCCCCGCccgccctccgcctccactTCGTCCTCGTCACCCCCGACTTCGAGGCGCCCACCAGCAAGATGCGCGCCGCCCTGCCCAAGGACGTGCTCGTCCAACACCACGTCCGCAACTCCAGCCaggccgccgcgctcgtcgccgccgtcctgcaaGGGGACGCCGGCCTCATCGGCTCCGCCATGTCCTCCGACGCCATCGTCGAGCCCACCAGGGCGCCCCTCATACCTGGCATGGCCGCCGTCAAGGCCGCGGCGCTGCAAGCAGGGGCGCTGGGATGCACCATCAGCGGCGCGGGGCCCACCGCGGTGGCCGTCATCGACGGCGAGGACAAGGGGGAGGAGGTTGCGCGCAGGATGGTCGACGCCTTCTGGAGCGCAGGCAACCTCAAGGCAACAGCAACCGTCGCTCAGCTCGATAGGCTCGGCGCCAGGGTCATCTCCACAGCTGCTCTCCACTAGCAAAAGGTTTGTGTATCTGTTATTGTTCTGTTATCACTGATCACTAGGGCGAGGTGATTGTGTGCAGAGGGATCCGACGCAATGTGCTAGATAGGTGTTGCTAACTATGAGAACTCGATTAATTGTACTACCATGTTTCGGTTCTGAAACCTCGTTTTATCCTAACAATAGACAATAGGTTCTCTGCTCCATAGTACagtgtttcatgtgaaatttggAGTGAAAATTCCCGAAGACTGACTAGCCAGCACACAAGTCCTTGCTTCAGCGGAACTATCAGGATGTGTAAGTTTTGTTGACATCCAGCATCTACCATTCCCTGTCAATGTGGTGGAAATGTCTCgatctttttttagaaaaaaagaaacactaGCTGTTCCATGGAAGATAGCTCGAAAGTCATAATTCCAGAATGTGTGAAACTTTAAAACTTGTTGACATTAGGGCCACTCTAGTTGACATTTGGTGGTTCTGTTGGCTGTGGATTTCCTTGTTTGTAGTTGAAACGGAATGGTTAGCAAAATAGAATTGGGGTTCATTCTAGTGCGTTAATGATTGATCATCATTTTGCTCATCTGCGGTCAGGTAACTATGCTAGTCCCGTTGTTATCATGTGAAAACCAGAAAGAATTATTTCTAAAGCATAATATCAGGTGTTTTTTTAATGGGTCTATTACTGAGTTATAAGCTCAGCCATGTTTGCTTGTTTTGTGGTTACAGATGCTGGAGGCCGTCCCACCCCACCCCTGCCGTTGTAATTCAATCTGGGATGCCCGTTAACCCAAGGAAAGATTGTGCTGCTGCACCTGTTTGTAGGCTTGGTGCCTTTTTTGTTCTTGCATAACTAAGTACTTTAGGTGGTCTTGTTGTGGGTTCTGGGATAGCGGCCATttgattggattggattggctTGCAATAAGTTAGTGTTGGCGACATCGCCTGCCTGTGGATTGTAATCGGTGGGTTGATGATCCATTGCCGTGCgatgaataaaagaaaagctCCAATCCAACCGGCTGGCGATTAGAGCTTGTACGGCGATGTGCTACTCCAATAAAGTTGGTGTTTGTTTGTTATTCTGCCCAATTTTAACATCTTTTTTATTACTATAATATAGGTGCTCTAAAAAAGTAAAATGGGAGTATAATTGTAACGGTGGTCGTTGCAGGCGGCACGTAGGGGCATACTGTTGCAAGCGGCAAGACGGACGGGACATGCAATTGCCATGTTAACAATAGGGGGCCCGTCGCGTCGTGCATGCCAcgacccgacccgacccgacTCCATGGATttcggccgcctcctccttcctcgcTCCTTCCATCATCCCCAACTGGTCGGAGTGCATGCGAGAGCCATCCCCGAGCTTTTCTCCCCACCGAGAGACGgccccatccatccatccatcgccGCCGatcatcgtcgtcgccgtcgctccCAGGCCCCCTCCGGCCAACCAATTGAAGAGAATGATGATGACAATGTGATGCATGGGCAACTCGTGCCGCGGCTCCTTCACGCCCACCTACACATCCACGACGGCCGACGAGTACAAGCGCGGCAGCTCCCGGTCCTTTGTCACGTCGTCGTCGGCCACCTCCCTCCTctcggcggcgagcagcagcagcgccgcagCAGGTAGCCGTGCGGTCGGCAGCATGCGCGGCGGTCACCAGCAGCAGCTGTCGTCCCCCACGGCCGTGCTGGGgcacgccacgccgccgctgcgcgAGCTCTACGCCGTGGGGCGCAAGCTCGGGCAGGGCCAGTTCGGCACCACCTACCTGTGCACGGAGCTCGCCACCGGCACCGCGCTGGCCTGCAAGTCCATCGCCAAGCGCAAGCTGCTCACCCCTGAGGACGTCGACGACGTCCGCCGCGAGATCCATATCATGCACcacctcgccggccacgccagCGTCGTCACCATCAAGGGCGCCTACGAGGACCCGCTCTACGTCCACATCGTCATGGAGCTCTGCGAGGGTGGCGAGCTCTTCGACCGCATCGTCGACCGCGGCTACTTCTCCGAGCGCAAGGCCGCCGAGATCGCGCGCGTCAtcgtcggcgtcgtcgaggCCTGCCACTCCCTCGGGGTCATGCACCGGGACCTCAAGCCCGAGAACTTCCTGCTGCTCAAGAACAACGACGGcaaggacggcgacggcgacgaggcggagctcAAGGCCATCGACTTCGGCCTCTCCGTCTTCTTTAAGCCGGGGCAGGTCTTCACCGACGTCGTGGGCTCCCCCTACTACGTCGCCCCCGAGGTGCTCTGCAAGCACTACGGCCCCGAGGCCGACGTGTGGACGGCGGGGGTCATCATCTACATCCTCCTCAGCGGGGTGCCGCCCTTCTGGGCCGAGACGCAGCAGGGCATCTTCGACGCCGTCCTCCGGGGTACCATCGACTTCGACTCCGAGCCATGGCCCGCCATCTCCGACAGCGCCAAAGACCTCATCCGCCGCATGCTGCGCTCGCCCCCCGCCGAACGCCTCACCGCGCACCAGGTCCTCTGCCACCCGTGGATCTGCGAGAACGGCGTCGCCCCGGACAGGCCCCTCGACCCCGCCGTCCTCTCCAGGCTCAAGCACTTCTCCGCCATGAACCGCCTCAAGAAGATGGCGCTCCGGGTCATCGCCCAGAGCCTCTCCGACGAGGAGCTCGCGGGGCTCAAGGAGATGTTCAAGGCCATGGACACAGACGCCAGCggcgccatcaccttcgacgaGCTCAAGGAGGGCCTGCGCCGCCACGGCTCCAACCTGCGCGAGAGCGAGGTCCGGGACCTCATGGacgccgccgacgtcgaccGCAGCGGCACCATCGACTACGACGAGTtcatcgccgccaccgtccaCATGAGCAAGCTCGACCGCGAGGAGCACCTGCTCGCCGCGTTCGCCTACTTCGACAAGGACGGCAGCGGTTACATCACCGTCGACGAGCTCGAGCAGGCCTGCAGGGACCACAACATGGCCGACGTCGGCATCGACGACATCATCAGGGAGGTCGACCAGGACAACGACGGCCGCATCGACTACGGCGAGTTCGTCGCAATGATGAAGAAGGGCATCATCGGGCACGGCAGGCTCACAATGAGGCACAACTCCGACGGCAGCGTCCTGCACGGCGCCTGCACAACCATGGATCCATGTCTTTAATTCCATTTGCACGGGgaataaattaattaaacatCCAGCACaggtatttctttttttttcttttgctgcaAAGCTTTTATATACACACCTATATATATGTAAAGGTTTATTTTTGAATGTAAAGGTCATCCATACTATTATTGTACATTGTAATCAAATTCGATTCATTTGCCAGTATCAGATGCCAAGTAAACTTGTACACCTACACTGATGGTAAATTCAATTAGATGGGAATTGGAGAAGTCATTTTGTGAATGTTTAAGCTTCTTCAATTTCAATAAGCTGCTGTCTATATTTTGCACCGATCTGTTTAGTATAAGGCCGTTGATGGAGAACGATAGATCTGCAGTGGACCATGCATGGAGCTGCCTccctaatttattttttttcaataaaaaaaagatgctTCCGATGGATGCTTCCTGATCCGTCATGCTTAGCATTTGCATGCATGTTTGATGTTCCTGTTTCATTATATATAATCCATctgcagaaagaaagaaatgcgTACTCTACTTCAACTGATCCACATAGTAAATTAGAATTAGAGTAGATAACATGAGCACTTCGTCCATGCCGTTTAAAGaaggaaaaagttcaaattactccctccaAGTGTAGCGAAATTACAGATAACCTCCGAAACtatgttttggttcaatttacatCATAAACTATACTATTTGGTTCGACTTACCCCATAATGcaatttgtcatttttttttctccttacACAAATTggattttaatttgaaaatttgtTGGGTGGTAGTGGACATTATAacatatattaaaaaattattttatgaatttttcatcattcgtttttatataattttgtatctcaagaataaattttattattaaatatcagaccctatcaaaataatgataaaaaattcatgatatattttttaacatttCTTATGATGTCTGCcatcatcttgcaaaatttgaactt contains:
- the LOC101761534 gene encoding probable phospholipase A2 homolog 1, with the protein product MSKPRRPLLLAVLLAAAAILASASSKPQPPPCSRSCAALNCDSVGIRYGKYCGVGWSGCDGEEPCDDLDACCRDHDHCVDKKGLMSVKCHEKFKNCMRKVKKAGKVGFSVKCPYEMAMATMTQGMDMAIMLSQLGSHKLEL
- the LOC101761148 gene encoding LOW QUALITY PROTEIN: homoserine kinase (The sequence of the model RefSeq protein was modified relative to this genomic sequence to represent the inferred CDS: deleted 2 bases in 2 codons); translation: MAAAAAATSTPSSFPSTRRERARARASSWALRPSLVSPRSRALRVNAAAQDPAPAFQSVTAFAPATVANLGPGFDFLGCAVADASLSLGDTVIATLDPTLPPGTVSIASVTSPSRPHLAARLSKDPLRNCAGVAAIAALRALGVRSHAVSIHLTKGVPLGSGLGSSAASAAAAAKAVDALFGSRLSRDDLVLAGLESEKAVSGFHADNIAPAILGGFVLVRSYDPFHLVPLASPPALRLHFVLVTPDFEAPTSKMRAALPKDVLVQHHVRNSSQAAALVAAVLQGDAGLIGSAMSSDAIVEPTRAPLIPGMAAVKAAALQAGALGCTISGAGPTAVAVIDGEDKGEEVARRMVDAFWSAGNLKATATVAQLDRLGARVISTAALH
- the LOC101763712 gene encoding calcium-dependent protein kinase 6, which codes for MGNSCRGSFTPTYTSTTADEYKRGSSRSFVTSSSATSLLSAASSSSAAAGSRAVGSMRGGHQQQLSSPTAVLGHATPPLRELYAVGRKLGQGQFGTTYLCTELATGTALACKSIAKRKLLTPEDVDDVRREIHIMHHLAGHASVVTIKGAYEDPLYVHIVMELCEGGELFDRIVDRGYFSERKAAEIARVIVGVVEACHSLGVMHRDLKPENFLLLKNNDGKDGDGDEAELKAIDFGLSVFFKPGQVFTDVVGSPYYVAPEVLCKHYGPEADVWTAGVIIYILLSGVPPFWAETQQGIFDAVLRGTIDFDSEPWPAISDSAKDLIRRMLRSPPAERLTAHQVLCHPWICENGVAPDRPLDPAVLSRLKHFSAMNRLKKMALRVIAQSLSDEELAGLKEMFKAMDTDASGAITFDELKEGLRRHGSNLRESEVRDLMDAADVDRSGTIDYDEFIAATVHMSKLDREEHLLAAFAYFDKDGSGYITVDELEQACRDHNMADVGIDDIIREVDQDNDGRIDYGEFVAMMKKGIIGHGRLTMRHNSDGSVLHGACTTMDPCL